The following are encoded in a window of Paraburkholderia hospita genomic DNA:
- a CDS encoding pyridoxal-phosphate dependent enzyme — MTLHIDTPLLESQPLSRHLGRRVLLKMDALQPPGSFKIRGIGYAAEEHAKRGKRRFVSSSGGNAGIAVAYAGRALSIPVTVVVPQSTGERAKELIALQGADVIVHGATWQEANAFALEQVGPDDAFIHPFDDPLLWHGHASMIDEVVRAGAKFDAVVLSVGGGGLMAGAIEGLRRNGLGHVPLIAVETEGASSLAQSVRAGQRIELPGITSVATSLGAKQVCEQAFMLTQTHPVECVVVSDKEAVDASRRFVDDHRVLVEPACGASLALVYRQTEALQRLESVLVIVCGGAATTIEQLERWHREMA; from the coding sequence ATGACACTGCACATCGACACCCCGCTTCTCGAATCCCAACCGCTCAGCCGGCATCTGGGCCGCCGCGTGCTGCTCAAGATGGATGCGCTGCAGCCGCCCGGCTCGTTCAAGATCCGCGGCATCGGCTACGCGGCCGAAGAGCATGCGAAGCGCGGCAAGCGCCGCTTCGTGTCGTCGTCGGGCGGCAATGCGGGCATCGCGGTCGCGTATGCGGGCCGCGCGCTGTCGATTCCCGTCACGGTCGTCGTGCCGCAAAGCACGGGCGAGCGCGCGAAGGAACTGATCGCCCTGCAAGGCGCGGACGTGATCGTGCACGGCGCGACCTGGCAGGAAGCGAACGCGTTCGCGCTCGAACAGGTCGGTCCCGACGACGCGTTCATCCATCCGTTCGACGATCCGCTCTTGTGGCACGGCCATGCGTCGATGATCGACGAGGTCGTGCGCGCGGGTGCGAAGTTCGATGCCGTCGTGCTGTCGGTGGGCGGCGGCGGGCTGATGGCGGGCGCGATCGAAGGCTTGCGGCGCAACGGTCTTGGCCACGTGCCGCTGATCGCAGTCGAAACGGAAGGCGCGTCGTCGCTCGCGCAATCGGTGCGCGCGGGCCAGCGGATCGAGCTTCCGGGTATTACGAGCGTCGCGACGTCGCTGGGCGCGAAGCAGGTCTGCGAGCAGGCGTTCATGCTCACACAGACGCATCCTGTCGAATGCGTGGTGGTGTCGGACAAGGAAGCCGTGGATGCGTCGCGCCGTTTCGTCGACGATCACCGCGTGCTCGTCGAGCCCGCTTGCGGCGCGAGCCTCGCCCTCGTCTATCGGCAGACGGAAGCGCTACAGCGTTTAGAAAGCGTGCTCGTGATCGTGTGCGGCGGCGCGGCCACGACCATCGAGCAACTGGAGCGCTGGCATCGCGAGATGGCGTGA
- a CDS encoding cytochrome P450, whose protein sequence is MKFTDLSSPAYFDNPYPFYEGIRSAGAFVPLAPSIMLTGRHAVIDALLPDRRMGKTYMPSVVARYGESAREQPVFQALERTFLMMNPPTHTRLRALLMKAFNARQIETLRTIAEETTDSLIDGMQGKPEVDLVSEFAMPLPLQIICRLLDVPVEDGVRFGDAASLLVSAFDLAPMSADALARANQAALELEQYFRAVVAQRRATPGHDIVSSLIQAEEGGERLSEDEIISNVILLFVAGHETTSNMLGNALIALHQHPAQLERLRGDPSLVSKAVAECARYDTAVQMVVRTAFEDINVDGQTLPRGSIVFMLLGSANRDPERFDAPDTLDIGRDPSGHLLTFGAGIHYCLGARLAMMELEIALHKLLTRLPQLRLTNLDALQWRRRNNLRGVESLIAAL, encoded by the coding sequence ATGAAATTCACCGATCTGTCGTCCCCAGCCTACTTCGACAATCCTTATCCGTTCTATGAAGGCATCCGCAGCGCGGGCGCCTTCGTGCCGCTCGCGCCCAGCATCATGCTGACGGGCCGTCACGCCGTCATCGACGCGCTGCTGCCCGACCGCCGCATGGGCAAGACGTACATGCCCAGCGTGGTCGCGCGATACGGCGAGAGCGCGCGCGAGCAGCCGGTGTTTCAGGCGCTCGAACGCACCTTCCTGATGATGAACCCGCCCACGCACACACGCCTGCGCGCGTTGCTGATGAAGGCATTCAATGCGCGGCAGATCGAAACGCTGCGCACCATCGCCGAAGAAACGACGGACAGTCTGATCGACGGGATGCAAGGCAAGCCCGAAGTGGATCTCGTCAGCGAGTTCGCGATGCCGCTGCCGTTGCAGATCATCTGCCGGCTGCTCGATGTGCCCGTCGAGGATGGCGTGCGCTTCGGCGACGCGGCGAGCCTGCTGGTGTCCGCGTTCGATCTCGCGCCGATGTCCGCCGACGCGCTCGCGCGCGCGAATCAGGCGGCGCTCGAACTCGAACAGTATTTCCGGGCAGTGGTCGCGCAACGGCGCGCTACGCCGGGCCACGACATCGTGTCGTCGCTGATCCAGGCGGAAGAGGGCGGCGAGCGGTTGTCGGAAGACGAGATCATCTCAAACGTGATCTTGCTGTTCGTCGCCGGGCACGAGACCACGTCGAACATGCTCGGCAACGCGTTGATCGCGCTGCATCAGCATCCGGCGCAACTGGAGAGGCTGCGCGGCGACCCGTCGTTGGTGTCGAAGGCCGTGGCCGAATGCGCGCGCTACGACACGGCCGTGCAGATGGTGGTGCGTACCGCGTTCGAGGATATCAACGTCGACGGGCAGACGCTGCCGCGCGGCTCGATCGTCTTCATGCTGCTCGGTTCGGCCAATCGCGACCCGGAGCGTTTCGACGCGCCGGATACGCTCGATATCGGCCGCGACCCGTCAGGCCATCTGCTGACGTTCGGCGCGGGCATTCACTACTGCCTCGGCGCGCGCCTCGCGATGATGGAACTGGAAATCGCGCTGCACAAGCTGCTGACACGTCTGCCGCAACTGCGGCTTACGAATCTCGATGCATTGCAGTGGCGCAGGCGGAACAACCTGCGCGGCGTCGAGTCGCTGATCGCCGCGCTGTGA